Below is a genomic region from Penaeus chinensis breed Huanghai No. 1 chromosome 42, ASM1920278v2, whole genome shotgun sequence.
tatatatatatatatatatatatatatatatatatatatatatatatatagttaatttcTCTCATAATCTGCGTAAAAGATATTTTGGTACCCTTGTTTTCCCATCTTGAGGCATATTTAAACACTGTGAAGTACTTGGCAATTTCTACTAAaatattccttttatatatattttttttttacacattacaAACTATATTTACTGAACTATATTTCATTgtcatattttaaaaaaatatcttaaaactAGTTTATAAAGTTGTAAGAAAAAATGagctgatttaaaaaaaaaaatagttttggaaAAATCTACAACCAAAAGATGAACTAACACTGTAATAAAACTTACAGCTACTGCTTTTGGTCTGAACTTATTTTGATTTCACCTTTCTAACTaaagaattaagaataaaaatataaaaatccaaAGAAAATCAACACAGAAATTACCAACATGAATTAGTCCTTTTTTCCTTCAAACATCTATCCACAAATTCCACACTCAAACATCTGTAATAAGTGAAGTAGGGGAGGCCTGGAACCTGCTGTGTGGCCATCTTCGGTACATCTGATTTAGTGGAACGTGTAAGAGCTCCATGAGTGTAGGGAATTCCTTTTCAGTTTCTGGGGTGATGTAACTATGGCGAACTAAGAAATCCACAGCCACTGGCACGGATGTCAACTTGTATTTGCTGGATGTGGCCCGTTCAAGAAGTtcctaggggagagagagggcggttgAGGTGAATCTGTGAGTAGGTTTATTCGTTTGAAATTTTGTTTGAATTAGGTTTATGGAGTGAGATGGATAGGGATAGGgtgggggcgagagggaaagggagaagaagagagagaaagggaaagagagagggtgagagggaagtcgCAAGggttaggtagagagagagaaagggaaagagagggtgagagggaagtcgcaagggttagggagagagagaggaaaaggaagagagaagaagaaggaaagggagaggaggaaagagagagagtgaaagggggaggtagagagtagagaaggggaaagaagagggaaggagtgaaagggagacagtaagatagatagacagagaaagagagagagagagagagacgaaaaggaaatAAGCAAGTGTCATAGTAACTAAGGCGATTTTTTGTATTTACCTCAACTGGAATGCATTCAAAGCCCTCTACTTCTCCATCATTATTGCACGGGGTGAAGTCAGAAGGAAGTTCAATATCGTACACAAACTCTGTGTTGGCATGGAGGCCGCGCTCAGACTCCGTGAAAAATCTGTATCAAAATAAAAAGCAACTATTTAACTGTTTGTGTATTTCTTAGTCAATCTCCCTGTCATAAGAAGCTATCAATGTCgctcattctttatatatatatatgtgtgtgtgtgtgtgtgtgtgtgtgtgtgtgtgtgtgtgtgtgtgtgtgtgtgtgtgtgtgtgtgtgtgtgtgtgtgtgtgtgtgtgtgtctgtgtctgtgtctgtgtgtttgtgtgtctgtgtctgtgcgtgtgtctgtgcgtgtgtctgtgtgtgtgtgtgtgtgtgtgtgtgtgtgtgtgtgtgtgtgtgtgtgtgtgtgtgtgtgtgtgtctgtgtctgtgtctgtgtctgtgtctgtgtctgtgtctgtgtctgtgtctacccTGCCTgcgtatacgcgcgcgcgcgtatgtgtatgtgtatgtgtatgtgtgtgtgtgtgtgtgtgtgtgtgtgtgtgtgtgtgtgtgtgtgtgtgtgtgtgtgtgtgtgtgtgtgtgtgtgtgtgcgcgtgtgtgtgtgtgtacgtgtgtgtgtgtgtgtacgtgtgtgcgtgtgcgtgtgcgtgtgcgtgtgcgtgtgcgtgtgcgtgtgcgtgtgcgtgtgcgtgtgcgcgtgcgcgtgtgtgtgtaacgagTAGCGAACTCGTGACGTTTATTCCCACAAAAGGGAAACCGAAAATTCCAGTGAACTTACGAGACCGTTCCCGCCTGACGGCCATTCTTGAGCAGGTGTTCAGGGAGGGCAGCCTCCTCGTAGGCTTCCTTTACATACACATCGGAAGGCTTCAGTCCTGCTGTAAGGCCACCGCCGACCATAGTGTCCATCATGCCGGGGTATGTAGGCTTATCTATTGACCTTTTCTGCAACCATATCATCATCTTGCCATCTCGATATGTGTAACCTGTCACGTGGACACCATACGCCCTCACGCCCAATACAGCTGaggaaattaatgttttttttttttattaattgtctATTTTATTCGATTGCCTCTGTCCAAATATAAGTACTGTAAAATGCTAACAAAAAATGTTGATAGTCTACTATTAAATGAATAGATACTTACTCGCCGCAGACCTTTCGATCTTGAAGAGCGGTTCGGCCCCGAAATCGGCCCACACGCTGAAGCACTCCTCGCGCCACCCGCGGAGGGCCGCCAGCACGTTCTTGGCCCGGAGGTCGCGCAGCACGTAGTCGAGGGCGCTGGATCTCGATGCGTACGAGTTCAGCTGTCAAGGGAAGGTGGGGCTCTTAGTAGCAAGGAAACACCCATGGCACTCGAGTGACTAAAGCGGTGGATAaacacagagtgtgtgtgtgtgtgtgtgtgtgtgtgtgtgtgtgtgtgtgtgtgtgtgtgtgtgtgtgtgtgtgtgtgtgtgtgtgtgtgtgtgtgtgttagcgtctGCATTTGCATCTGATGTACAAATACAATtgagcgtttatatatatatatatctatatctattacataGTATCACAATGCCAACCTACCTGCGGATTGATAATGAAAGCATCAGGTGTGGCAGTGAAGACCTGCGGGTAGTCCAGAAGACAGCAGGCGACATCTGGTCTAATGATTCCGACCTGTCTGCCACAGGTAATCAATGGACGACACTCCCCCTGCACGCTAACCAAACCTGAAATACAACGCCAATTGTCACTCAGTTCTTATCGTTGGCTCTAATATTTCGCGAATAAATAATTCTCCTTTCACCTCAGTTATAATATGGTGAATTATAAATCCCTCCTTCATCATAGATTTTTACCTACTTGTATGTAGaatattcttcatattttccatttcatttttcaaAACATCTACGTTATTTTAGTCCACGATTTTTACATACAGTtaagcagaagaagagggaggaaatatgTATCCATCCAAACACGACTTCTTTGAGCCAGATAGGTATTGTCAACAAGAGAGTTTGCCAGAGAACGTGGGCATTTCTGAGCTGCGATTTGCATTCCAGGTGTGACgcggtttgtgtgtgtaggtgtgtgtgtaggtgtaggtgtaggtgtgtgtgtgtgtgtgtgtgtgtgtgtgtgtgtgtgtgtgtgtgtgtgtgtgtgtgtgtgtgtgtgtgtgtgtgtgtttgtttgtgtgtgcgtgcgtgcgtgcgtgtgtgtgtgatactaataccagtaattaataatgataatcacagtgatgataacaattagaagaagaaaacagaaaaaatgtagaagaaaaagatggaacgaaagaaaaagaaaaaaagaaaaagtagtactaatagttgaagaagaaaaaggaggaggtaaaggagaagaaaaaaagaacaaataaaaagaaaacgaagaaaatgaatataaaagtggAGAATATTCCAGATAACGGCTAGACGGCACAATGTTACGAAAGGGCGAGCAGCGATTAACAATTCGTCAAGGAAGCCCAGTGAAGAATCGTGTTACCATGACAACTACCCGTGGGAAGGGCAAGTTGAGCATCCGCAAGAGAAATAGaatcacaaacaaacatgatGAAAGGAGGATGAGTCAAGGTTGCATTAAAGGGAGCGCGTCTTTTAACGAAATCTGTTTGGTTGGCTGTAACTTTACGAAGCCGGATTGTGACAAGTGTAGAGAGTTCGGAAGCCAGTAATTGCTGAAGGCCAGGCGTGTAACGAATTGGACAGTGGATAAGGCGCACGGGCATGTTATGCACACCCCCACTGCAGCAGGGTCTGGGCGATTGTtttagcttctttttctttttaagtgcGTCTGAAAGGACGTCAAATGCGGCAATTCATTCTAGACATTTACAAAGATGTAACTCAAAGAATAAACTACATCATATTGTGGAATTATTCTCATTCATGCACTTACCAAATGCCAGGATTTGACAGCTCTCTGCAATCACATACAATCCCATTACGCACGCATCCCTCCGCCCGCAGTAATGACAGCCATGACTAAACGGGCATAGCAACCGTGTGCCGTGTTCGCAGTACGTTATTAGCACTGGTAACGCCCTTCTCTATGCTCTGCTGCTATTGAAATTTACTAATACGGTACTTTTCGACTAACTTATAGCGTAGTAGTGGTGCAGCAGTGTGTGCAACGTTTAGTCTGATTAAGGACAAACCTCGCTAGAACTATTGTGTTGGAGACTGAGGGATAATGCTAATAGAGAAGAGTTTTTTGAAAggctgtgaacacacacacacacacacacacacacacacacacacacaaatatatatatatatatatatatttgtatatatatgtatatatatatatatatatatatatatatacatgcatttagatacatacatacatacatatatatatatatatatatatatatatatatatatatgcatgcatttagatacatacatatatatatatatatatatatatatatatatatatatatatatatatatatgtatgcatttagatacatatatacatataagtaagttatatacgtgtgtatatatatatatatatatatatatatatatatatataaatacatatgtatatatatatatatatatatatatacatatacacacaaacacacacacacacacacaaaacatatgtgtgtgcatctgcgtgtatAGACACGCAACCAAATATGTTTTTATTCCAACACCACGAGAAACTTAAATTCATCCAACCATCAATTACCCCAACGATACCGACGGCGTCAcagcctccttccaccttccgtGAGCGCATTTCGTGGCCTCGTCCAACAGCAAAGCGACGGCcgcgaaaaaggaaaaggaagacctCTCCACAGCAACAGAGCCGTCCTGAAAGCCGAGGCTG
It encodes:
- the LOC125048057 gene encoding nudix hydrolase 20, chloroplastic-like; the encoded protein is MIVTTNGNAEIHEDNEMQTFSSSTLIQILRKCNSFFIQGLVSVQGECRPLITCGRQVGIIRPDVACCLLDYPQVFTATPDAFIINPQLNSYASRSSALDYVLRDLRAKNVLAALRGWREECFSVWADFGAEPLFKIERSAATVLGVRAYGVHVTGYTYRDGKMMIWLQKRSIDKPTYPGMMDTMVGGGLTAGLKPSDVYVKEAYEEAALPEHLLKNGRQAGTVSFFTESERGLHANTEFVYDIELPSDFTPCNNDGEVEGFECIPVEELLERATSSKYKLTSVPVAVDFLVRHSYITPETEKEFPTLMELLHVPLNQMYRRWPHSRFQASPTSLITDV